One window of the Sulfitobacter alexandrii genome contains the following:
- a CDS encoding histidine phosphatase family protein: MRHAPTAWNRDGLVMGQTDIPLDAMGRHEATIAAYTAGLQGMSIDGLFCSPMKRCVQTAEALGIVLDLETQLVPGLKERGWGPFEGQPKSERSRGSEAQGVEDLYDLTIRVAEALCWIGERATTPLIVTHSGVIRVALARSGQSSDARVPHLTPIRVRWKPTARK; the protein is encoded by the coding sequence GTGCGACATGCGCCGACGGCGTGGAACCGCGACGGTCTCGTAATGGGTCAAACCGACATTCCCTTGGACGCGATGGGACGCCATGAAGCGACCATCGCTGCGTATACGGCGGGCCTTCAAGGCATGAGCATAGATGGTCTCTTCTGCAGTCCGATGAAACGATGTGTCCAGACGGCGGAGGCGCTTGGCATCGTTCTCGACTTGGAGACGCAGTTGGTGCCGGGGTTGAAAGAGCGCGGTTGGGGCCCTTTCGAAGGACAGCCGAAGAGTGAGCGCAGTCGCGGCTCCGAGGCCCAGGGCGTCGAGGATCTCTACGACCTGACGATCCGCGTAGCTGAGGCGCTTTGCTGGATCGGGGAGCGTGCAACCACGCCTCTGATCGTGACTCATTCTGGTGTCATTCGCGTAGCACTCGCGAGAAGCGGTCAGTCGTCTGATGCGCGGGTCCCGCATCTAACGCCAATACGCGTTAGGTGGAAGCCGACGGCGAGAAAGTAG
- a CDS encoding VOC family protein, whose amino-acid sequence MTLKSLGYIGVNSSRTADWSSFATDLLGMQQVDRGGSSRAFRMDDRKQRLIVTGEGEDNLAFMGWEVDTPDDLDRLASKLENAGVEVTWHGSALADQRHVARLISFHDPDGNCIEVFSGPEIASDPFVPGRPISGFKTGTLGMGHAVLHVENVEGLLEFYRDLLGFSVTDYGLTPYPLYFFHINGRHHSFAMVGSGRKGLHHFMVELQMLDDVGQAYDIAEAEKDRVAYTLGRHSNDHMMSFYANSPSGFFVEYGWGAQVIDPATWEPFETHEGPSTWGHERVHLPEDSEVRQRMRDMRMNNARTGFRAADPVPNCAWLDTVVHRE is encoded by the coding sequence ATGACATTGAAGTCCCTTGGCTATATCGGGGTGAACTCTTCCAGGACGGCGGACTGGAGTTCCTTTGCCACTGATCTTCTTGGCATGCAGCAGGTCGATCGCGGCGGCAGCAGCCGGGCGTTCCGGATGGACGACCGCAAGCAGCGCCTGATCGTGACGGGCGAGGGCGAGGACAACCTGGCGTTCATGGGGTGGGAAGTGGACACGCCGGATGATCTGGACCGGCTTGCGTCGAAGCTCGAGAATGCCGGGGTCGAGGTGACCTGGCACGGAAGCGCGCTGGCGGATCAGCGTCACGTTGCGCGCCTCATTTCCTTCCACGATCCGGATGGCAATTGCATCGAGGTCTTCAGCGGCCCGGAGATCGCGAGCGACCCCTTCGTGCCGGGGCGGCCGATTTCGGGGTTCAAGACCGGCACGCTCGGGATGGGTCACGCCGTGCTGCACGTCGAGAACGTGGAGGGGCTGCTCGAATTCTACCGGGACTTGCTGGGTTTCAGCGTCACCGACTACGGGCTGACGCCCTATCCGCTGTATTTCTTCCATATCAACGGCCGGCATCACAGCTTTGCCATGGTCGGTTCCGGGCGCAAGGGGCTGCACCATTTCATGGTCGAGCTGCAGATGCTCGACGATGTGGGGCAGGCCTACGACATCGCCGAGGCGGAGAAAGATCGCGTTGCCTACACGCTGGGCCGTCATTCCAACGATCACATGATGAGCTTCTACGCCAACTCGCCCTCCGGTTTCTTCGTGGAATACGGCTGGGGCGCGCAGGTGATCGACCCCGCCACCTGGGAGCCGTTCGAGACGCACGAAGGGCCGTCGACATGGGGCCACGAGCGCGTGCATCTCCCCGAGGATTCCGAGGTCCGGCAGCGGATGCGCGACATGCGGATGAACAACGCCAGGACCGGCTTCCGGGCCGCCGACCCGGTGCCGAACTGTGCCTGGCTCGACACTGTCGTGCATCGCGAGTGA
- a CDS encoding IclR family transcriptional regulator domain-containing protein: MPRRLPCPVPQFCIERPLGEHICPPSGQGGFTGLERHETLNATQPRGVKISDSTIRSLKRGVSVLQTINQNNGLKPSEIAAATGIPRASVYRLLETLEEMELVIRDRSSEKWRPTLHTKSLSSGFRDEDWVCQVAIPKMIQLGRRILWPIDLMTMREYRMEVRESTHSISPYAVNHGMVGRKLPIPETASGRAHLAFLPPEESEEIVRIIAEERNEPLPLILRDGPLARVLEQTRQLGVGFRREDYVSETESLSAPIYHHGKVVAAITIIWASTAMRFDRAYDLYHQDLLATAGAISGEISALAGVTQMDEPRA, from the coding sequence ATTCCTAGGCGCCTCCCCTGCCCGGTTCCGCAATTTTGCATCGAGCGTCCGCTTGGCGAACACATCTGCCCGCCAAGCGGACAAGGCGGCTTTACTGGGCTAGAACGACATGAAACCCTGAATGCTACCCAACCCCGAGGTGTCAAGATTTCAGACTCAACCATCCGGTCGCTTAAACGCGGCGTCAGCGTCCTCCAGACGATCAATCAGAACAACGGGCTGAAGCCCTCCGAAATCGCGGCTGCCACGGGAATTCCCCGCGCGTCGGTCTACCGGCTTCTGGAAACGCTCGAGGAAATGGAACTCGTCATTCGCGACCGGTCGTCCGAGAAATGGCGCCCGACGCTGCACACCAAATCGCTCAGTTCGGGGTTCCGCGACGAGGACTGGGTCTGCCAGGTCGCGATCCCCAAGATGATACAGCTGGGGCGGCGCATCCTCTGGCCGATCGACCTCATGACCATGCGCGAATACCGGATGGAAGTGCGGGAATCGACCCACAGCATCAGCCCCTACGCGGTGAATCACGGCATGGTGGGCCGCAAGCTGCCCATTCCCGAAACAGCCTCGGGGCGCGCGCATCTGGCGTTCCTGCCGCCGGAAGAGAGTGAAGAGATCGTCCGCATTATCGCGGAGGAGCGGAACGAACCCCTGCCGCTCATCCTGCGTGACGGCCCCCTCGCCCGCGTGCTCGAACAGACCCGGCAGCTCGGCGTCGGTTTCAGACGGGAGGACTATGTCAGCGAAACCGAGAGCCTCTCTGCCCCGATCTATCACCACGGCAAGGTCGTGGCGGCAATCACCATCATCTGGGCCTCGACCGCCATGCGCTTCGACCGGGCCTACGACCTCTACCACCAGGATCTGCTCGCGACAGCCGGCGCGATCTCGGGCGAGATTTCGGCACTGGCGGGCGTGACCCAAATGGACGAACCCCGCGCCTGA